TTGAAAGAACAATGTGGCAAGCTTTAAACTTGTTGGAGAAAAAAGTATCTAAAAATGAAGGATTAGAAATGATAAAAGAAGCGTTATTCAAAGTAGGACTTGATCCTAAAGATATATTAGGTAAATACCCTCATCAAATATCTGGTGGTCAAAAACAAAGAATTATGATAGCTAGATGTTGGCTTTTAAAACCTAAACTAATAGTTGCTGACGAATTAACTTCTATGATAGATGCATCATCAAGAGGCGGGGTTATTAAATTGTTAGAACAATTAAGAGACGAACAAGGAACTTCTGTTATGTTTATAACTCATGATTTAGGCCTTGCATATTTTGTATCAGATAATATATTAGTAATGAAAGATGGAGAAATTGTAGAAAGAGGAAATCCTGATGATATTATTATTAATCCAAATCATGAG
Above is a genomic segment from Marinitoga sp. 38H-ov containing:
- a CDS encoding ATP-binding cassette domain-containing protein, coding for MNRLEVKNISKTYVMGFVSKRYIHAVKNASFEVKEKELVSIVGESGSGKSTIAKMVLGLLSPSEGEIIFDGKNIKDYKSKNEIKEFRRNLHAVFQDPFASYNPFYPVERTMWQALNLLEKKVSKNEGLEMIKEALFKVGLDPKDILGKYPHQISGGQKQRIMIARCWLLKPKLIVADELTSMIDASSRGGVIKLLEQLRDEQGTSVMFITHDLGLAYFVSDNILVMKDGEIVERGNPDDIIINPNHEYTKTLISSIPKLYKKLEDLV